Below is a genomic region from bacterium.
AGGTCAAAATCGGGATCAACCGGGGCATCCAGGAGAAGGTCTACACGGCGGGCCTTCACCTGGTTCTGCCGGGGATGGAGGTCATGCACAAGTTTCCCAGGAACCTCCAGGTCTTCGAGCTCAACAACTACCCCACCCAGTACACCCGCCTCAACCGTTACGAGAAGGCGGCCCACATCCAGACCTCCGACGGGTTTTTCGTGGATGTGGACATGGCGATCCTCTACCGGATCGCCGACCCTTACCTGCTCATCACCACCGTCGGACCCGGCCTCCTGTACGAGGACAACGGGATCGTTCCCAAGGCTGAGCCGGTGCTCAAGGAGGCCCTGGGCGAGCTGTCCACCGAGGAGTTTTACAACAGCCCCCTGAGGGTCGAGAAGACCATGAAGGCCGGGGACATGCTCAGCGCCGAGCTCAAGCCCTACGGGATAGAGGTGGTAGAAGTGCTCGTCCGCTACTTCCATTACAGCGAGGAGATCCAGAAGAACATCGAGGCCAAAAAGCTCCAGGATCAGCTGGTCTTTAAAAACCAGGCCGAGCGCCGTGCTGCGGAGGAGGGCGCCAAGCTCCAGAAGGTGATCAGCGAGGGCGAGGCCCTCGTCAAGGTCAAGCTCCAGGAAGGGCAGGCTTACAGGGTCACCCGGACCGCCGAGCGGGACCTTTACGTCAGGAAGCAGCACGCTGAAGGCGACAAGCTGATCAAGCTGGCGGAAGCCAAGAGAACGGATCTGAAGAACAAGGCCCTGGAGGGCATGGGTTCCGAGCGCTTGGTGGGGCTGAAGATGGCCGAGGTATACGAGGGGCTCGAAGCGATCATCCTTTCCTCCGATGGTCCGAGGGGCGTCAACCCCCTCGACCTTGAGAGTACCCTCCAGATGTTCGAGGTCAGGAAAGGAGGCCGCCGATGAGATCCCTGAAGCCGTTCCTTCTGCTGGCCGTCATGAGTTCCTTCCTGATCTCCGGGTGCTGGCCTCACCAGGCCGGACCCACCGAGGTCGGTGTCCGCACGGTCAAGTTCGGGATCTTCAAGAAACGTGGAGTGGAGGAAAAATACTACGCCCCGGGCAAGACCTACTTCTTCATGCCGATCATCAACGACTGGCACACCTTCGATACCAAGCTCCAGACCATGGAGATGACCTTTGACCCCAAGCGGGGTGACCTGAGAGCCAGGGACGACCTGCTGTTTAAAACCATCGACGGCAACGACATCAGCCTCGACGTCATCATCCAGTACCGTATCGATCCAATGAAGGC
It encodes:
- a CDS encoding SPFH domain-containing protein, whose translation is MTESGNGGSKGPFQDTPIFGKRGLNLPKFPKFPGIPGINFSFGGRKPVALVVIVLAIIGVIYNLMLVYVGPGEYGIKQVKIGINRGIQEKVYTAGLHLVLPGMEVMHKFPRNLQVFELNNYPTQYTRLNRYEKAAHIQTSDGFFVDVDMAILYRIADPYLLITTVGPGLLYEDNGIVPKAEPVLKEALGELSTEEFYNSPLRVEKTMKAGDMLSAELKPYGIEVVEVLVRYFHYSEEIQKNIEAKKLQDQLVFKNQAERRAAEEGAKLQKVISEGEALVKVKLQEGQAYRVTRTAERDLYVRKQHAEGDKLIKLAEAKRTDLKNKALEGMGSERLVGLKMAEVYEGLEAIILSSDGPRGVNPLDLESTLQMFEVRKGGRR